In a single window of the Hyalangium gracile genome:
- a CDS encoding serine/threonine-protein kinase — translation MERAPDFELHPALLPAGTVVGLWRVVAWAGRGVHGAVYRAVQVGQEQAPAVALKLALFPEDPRFTREAELLSRLRHPSIPRLWDSGAWQVPGGALHPFLAMDWVDGAPLYEQALYPRASPQVRRMLAQLARALHELHAHGAVHRDIKGDNILVRYADGRALLTDFGTCHYPGATTLTPPTVHPGTPAYRSPEAWCVEFNRARSVQYRARAADDLFALGVTACRLVTGEYPELSAPRRDEHGLWHVDSVMLPAALRRKGRIEPVLRTWVLRLLCLRLS, via the coding sequence ATGGAGCGCGCGCCTGACTTCGAGCTGCACCCAGCCCTGCTTCCCGCAGGCACGGTGGTGGGGCTCTGGCGCGTGGTGGCCTGGGCCGGTCGCGGCGTCCACGGTGCCGTCTATCGCGCGGTCCAGGTGGGCCAGGAGCAGGCACCCGCCGTGGCACTCAAGCTGGCCCTGTTCCCGGAAGATCCCCGCTTCACGCGCGAGGCGGAGCTGCTGTCACGCCTGCGCCACCCGAGCATTCCGCGCCTGTGGGACTCCGGAGCGTGGCAGGTGCCGGGCGGCGCGCTCCATCCGTTCCTCGCCATGGATTGGGTGGACGGAGCGCCTCTCTACGAGCAGGCGTTGTATCCGCGTGCATCTCCGCAAGTGCGGCGGATGCTGGCTCAGCTCGCCCGAGCCCTCCATGAGCTTCACGCCCACGGTGCCGTCCACCGGGACATCAAGGGTGACAACATCCTGGTGCGCTACGCGGATGGCCGAGCGCTGCTCACGGACTTCGGAACGTGCCACTACCCGGGTGCCACCACGCTCACGCCACCTACCGTGCACCCAGGCACTCCCGCCTACCGCTCCCCGGAGGCGTGGTGCGTGGAGTTCAACCGTGCCCGCTCGGTGCAGTACCGCGCTCGAGCGGCCGATGACCTCTTCGCGCTGGGCGTGACGGCGTGCCGGCTCGTCACCGGCGAGTACCCGGAGCTGAGCGCACCCCGGAGGGACGAGCACGGGCTGTGGCACGTGGACTCCGTGATGCTTCCTGCCGCGCTGCGGAGAAAGGGGCGCATCGAGCCGGTGCTGCGCACGTGGGTTCTGCGCCTGCTGTGCCTGCGCCTGTCGTGA
- a CDS encoding Dyp-type peroxidase: protein MLENAQPSVLADRPQVGRTLTFRIAPETDVLGALRRLRDGISMDCGVIGIGEPVVLALGKSIPGLRTFPAMSGPACSVPSTQEALCFLLRGPDRGAVFDLTQHIRELVADAFLLVDSNDTFTYREGRDLTRFEDGTENPQGELAVQSAIVSKGEHLRGSSFVVVQRWVHDLARFRRFSEERREMLIGRRADSNDEIEEAPESAHVKRTAQESFEPPAFMVRRSMPWATATQEGLEFIAQVESLDRFEIMMRRMVGSEDGIVDGLFTFSRPVTGGYYWCPPVENGRLDLALLGVG from the coding sequence ATGCTCGAGAACGCACAACCTTCAGTCCTTGCCGACCGTCCCCAGGTAGGCCGTACCCTCACCTTCCGTATCGCACCCGAGACGGACGTGCTCGGGGCACTGCGCCGTCTCCGCGATGGCATCTCCATGGATTGCGGCGTCATCGGCATTGGCGAGCCGGTGGTGCTGGCGCTCGGGAAGTCGATTCCCGGGCTGCGGACGTTTCCAGCCATGTCCGGTCCGGCCTGCAGCGTCCCGTCGACACAGGAGGCGCTCTGCTTCCTGCTGCGCGGTCCCGATCGCGGCGCCGTGTTCGATCTGACCCAGCACATCCGCGAGCTCGTCGCCGATGCCTTCCTCCTCGTCGACTCGAACGACACCTTCACCTACCGGGAGGGCCGCGACCTGACGCGCTTCGAGGACGGGACCGAGAACCCCCAGGGCGAGCTCGCGGTCCAGTCGGCGATCGTGTCCAAGGGCGAGCACCTGCGTGGCTCGAGCTTCGTCGTCGTCCAGCGGTGGGTGCATGACCTCGCGCGCTTCCGCCGCTTCAGCGAGGAGCGGCGCGAGATGCTGATCGGCCGGCGCGCCGACTCGAACGACGAGATCGAAGAGGCGCCAGAGTCCGCGCACGTGAAGCGGACGGCGCAGGAGAGCTTCGAGCCCCCCGCCTTCATGGTCCGCCGCTCCATGCCCTGGGCGACGGCCACGCAGGAGGGGCTCGAGTTCATCGCCCAGGTCGAGTCCCTCGATCGTTTCGAGATCATGATGCGCCGGATGGTGGGCTCCGAGGACGGCATCGTGGATGGGCTCTTCACGTTCTCGCGGCCCGTCACCGGCGGCTACTACTGGTGCCCACCGGTGGAGAACGGTCGCCTGGACCTCGCGCTGCTCGGCGTTGGCTGA
- a CDS encoding BMP family lipoprotein, translating into MTARHLSLALVLSMLPACKSQKEEPPAAPKPAPAATASATPAEKPRIGLVLGLGGRGDQSFNDSALRGLELWGAGLKYEQNAYKDASPEELQSSLGPELARHQPPITPLGITPSIVQSRVAEDYEPNLQLMVEQNVSLIVAVGFMLENAVETVAQRHPGKRFLFVDSPLINARNEPYTLPNVRSVIYRAEEGCYLAGALAGLATKGGRIGFVGGMEIPLVKQYEAGFRAGVAATNPKATVISNYTGSFTNFALGKQVGQDLLAKSTDVIFAAAGVDGLGAIQAVKEARDEGREVFVIGVDSDQFHLAPKAMLTTVLKRVDLTIYEGVRDHLQGRFQAGLHVQGLKEGGIALAPVRLDFPGKEEALRKVEALKARIIAGEIQIPKDPR; encoded by the coding sequence ATGACCGCCAGACACCTGTCCCTCGCGCTCGTGCTCTCCATGCTGCCGGCTTGCAAGAGCCAGAAGGAGGAGCCACCCGCCGCGCCGAAGCCGGCTCCGGCGGCGACGGCATCGGCCACCCCCGCGGAGAAGCCCCGGATCGGGCTCGTGCTGGGGCTGGGGGGCCGCGGCGACCAATCCTTCAACGACTCGGCGCTGCGCGGGCTGGAGCTCTGGGGCGCGGGCCTGAAGTACGAGCAGAACGCTTATAAGGATGCGTCGCCGGAGGAGTTGCAGTCCTCGCTCGGGCCGGAGCTGGCGCGGCACCAGCCGCCCATCACCCCGCTGGGCATCACTCCGTCCATCGTGCAGAGCCGGGTGGCGGAGGACTACGAGCCCAACCTGCAGCTGATGGTGGAGCAGAACGTGTCGCTCATCGTCGCCGTGGGCTTCATGCTGGAGAACGCGGTGGAGACGGTGGCGCAGCGCCACCCCGGCAAGCGGTTCCTCTTCGTGGACAGCCCGCTGATCAACGCGCGGAACGAGCCGTACACGCTGCCCAACGTGCGCTCGGTCATCTATCGCGCCGAGGAGGGCTGCTACCTGGCCGGAGCGCTGGCGGGCCTGGCGACGAAGGGAGGACGGATCGGCTTCGTGGGCGGCATGGAGATTCCACTCGTCAAGCAGTACGAGGCGGGCTTCCGGGCGGGAGTGGCCGCGACCAACCCGAAGGCCACCGTCATCTCCAACTACACCGGCAGCTTCACCAACTTCGCGCTCGGCAAGCAGGTGGGACAGGATCTGCTGGCCAAGAGCACGGACGTCATCTTCGCCGCGGCCGGCGTGGACGGGCTCGGGGCCATCCAGGCCGTCAAGGAGGCGCGGGACGAGGGACGGGAGGTGTTCGTCATCGGGGTGGACTCGGATCAGTTCCACCTGGCACCGAAGGCGATGCTGACCACCGTGCTGAAGCGTGTGGACCTGACGATCTACGAGGGCGTGCGCGACCACCTCCAGGGCCGCTTCCAGGCAGGGCTCCATGTCCAGGGGCTGAAGGAGGGCGGCATTGCCCTGGCCCCGGTCCGGCTGGACTTCCCCGGCAAGGAGGAGGCGCTGCGCAAGGTGGAGGCGCTGAAGGCTCGGATCATCGCGGGGGAGATCCAGATCCCCAAGGACCCGCGCTAG
- a CDS encoding class I SAM-dependent methyltransferase, with translation MLPTERLNLLWLDVSQNPDLLAQLRKELDGLFQSSRYQRWLKEDSRTPFTVSGLQALEQVGLLVDGRLQVKVNRIGDRLFITDGAWVSHLMRVFPDPDESLLLLDTVRQRGLRDWASWVIDPAAGCGHTPIGFPGPARRVSCDANARAILYASLNARLNGLGPDQFTALLNDMTQGFPPSLRIDGNVLFLANVPFAPSPRRGALALNSAGGRTGADLQLASFRLVRRFHDTYRLPVKACFLTWTVGSQERDTWEVPQLCRELFPGRSLQWSIVQHDYDAPELPNPAPVTDTLRYLASSQYAVQPGERGVEAAYAELSRELLQQGHTHVAYGLLELDLS, from the coding sequence ATGCTCCCTACGGAACGGCTGAACCTGCTCTGGCTCGATGTCTCCCAGAACCCGGATCTGCTCGCCCAGCTTCGAAAGGAGCTGGACGGCCTCTTCCAGTCCTCGCGCTACCAGCGGTGGCTGAAGGAGGACAGCCGGACGCCCTTCACCGTCTCGGGCCTCCAGGCGCTGGAGCAGGTGGGGCTGCTCGTGGACGGCCGCCTGCAGGTGAAGGTGAACCGCATCGGCGACAGGCTCTTCATCACCGATGGCGCCTGGGTCTCGCACCTGATGCGTGTCTTCCCGGATCCCGACGAGTCGCTGCTGCTCCTCGACACCGTCCGGCAGCGAGGGCTGCGGGACTGGGCGAGCTGGGTCATCGATCCTGCGGCTGGCTGTGGGCACACGCCCATCGGCTTCCCGGGCCCGGCGCGGCGGGTGTCCTGCGATGCCAATGCCCGTGCCATCCTCTATGCCTCGCTCAACGCCCGGCTGAACGGGCTGGGGCCCGACCAGTTCACCGCGCTGCTCAACGACATGACCCAGGGCTTCCCGCCCTCCCTGCGCATCGACGGGAACGTCCTGTTCCTGGCCAACGTGCCCTTCGCGCCTTCGCCTCGCCGGGGCGCGCTGGCCTTGAACTCCGCCGGAGGCCGCACGGGCGCGGATCTCCAGCTGGCCTCGTTCCGGCTCGTGCGCCGCTTCCATGACACGTACCGCCTGCCCGTGAAGGCGTGCTTCCTGACGTGGACGGTGGGCTCGCAGGAGCGCGACACGTGGGAGGTGCCCCAGCTCTGCCGCGAGCTCTTCCCGGGACGGAGCCTCCAGTGGTCGATCGTCCAGCACGACTACGACGCCCCGGAGCTGCCCAACCCCGCGCCCGTCACGGACACCTTGCGGTATCTGGCCTCCTCTCAGTACGCCGTCCAACCCGGTGAGCGCGGCGTGGAGGCGGCCTACGCGGAGCTGTCGCGGGAGCTGCTCCAGCAAGGCCACACGCACGTGGCCTACGGGCTGCTGGAGCTGGACTTGAGCTGA
- a CDS encoding SET domain-containing protein-lysine N-methyltransferase — MSYKSPYELENSHELAPSTSENYYPIEVRTISEGFRGAFSTEFIPRGATIARDGGVVVSAIDDVLSDKNYVALIGDGLWLAPRDYERLEPIFFLNHNCASNVARYGGLVYVAKRDIAPGEELTIDYAPLVSGFRDWSFQCLCRSPVCRGTISSHDWENPVVAAQLWPEWLPFIQKKIQARRAQLKSSSSSP; from the coding sequence ATGAGCTACAAGTCACCGTACGAGCTGGAGAACAGCCACGAGCTCGCTCCCTCCACCTCGGAGAACTACTACCCCATCGAGGTCCGGACCATCTCGGAGGGGTTTCGCGGAGCCTTCTCCACGGAGTTCATCCCCCGGGGCGCCACCATCGCCCGGGACGGTGGCGTGGTCGTCTCGGCGATCGACGACGTGCTGTCGGACAAGAACTACGTGGCGCTCATCGGTGACGGCCTCTGGCTGGCGCCGAGGGACTACGAGCGGCTCGAGCCGATCTTCTTCCTCAACCACAACTGCGCCTCGAACGTGGCGCGCTATGGCGGGCTCGTCTACGTGGCCAAGCGGGACATCGCTCCCGGCGAGGAGCTCACCATCGACTATGCCCCGCTGGTCTCGGGCTTCCGGGACTGGAGCTTCCAGTGCCTCTGCCGCTCGCCGGTATGCCGAGGCACCATCAGCAGCCATGACTGGGAGAACCCCGTCGTCGCCGCGCAGCTCTGGCCGGAGTGGCTCCCCTTCATCCAGAAGAAGATCCAGGCCCGGAGGGCTCAGCTCAAGTCCAGCTCCAGCAGCCCGTAG
- a CDS encoding DUF1989 domain-containing protein, translating to MRVLSPAPLQTIPAQTGVAFELKRGQLLRVVDPQGAQVSDLFCFSAADPAEHFSASRSIDYADTLFLTTGHVLYSNRSQAMLRIVEDSCGRHDLLMPPCSLRMFQIVAGNEDYHPSCHENLARSLGRFGFGPDAIGTTFNIFMNVSVDPRGAIQIAPPLSRAGASVLLRAEMDLLVGLTACSHEGTNAGVCKPIQYQVLDEPRA from the coding sequence GTGAGGGTGCTCTCGCCAGCGCCGCTCCAGACCATCCCCGCGCAGACAGGCGTGGCGTTCGAGCTGAAGCGCGGACAGCTGCTGCGCGTGGTGGATCCCCAGGGCGCCCAGGTGTCGGATCTCTTCTGCTTCTCGGCGGCGGACCCGGCCGAGCACTTCTCCGCCAGCCGCTCCATCGACTACGCGGACACGCTCTTTCTCACCACCGGCCACGTCCTCTACTCGAACCGCAGCCAGGCCATGCTGCGCATCGTGGAGGACAGCTGCGGCCGGCATGACCTGCTCATGCCCCCGTGCAGCCTGCGGATGTTCCAGATCGTCGCGGGCAACGAGGACTACCACCCGAGCTGCCACGAGAACCTGGCCCGCAGCCTGGGACGCTTCGGCTTCGGGCCGGACGCCATCGGCACGACGTTCAACATCTTCATGAACGTCTCGGTGGACCCCCGGGGTGCCATCCAGATCGCGCCGCCGCTGTCCCGCGCGGGCGCCTCCGTGCTGCTGCGCGCGGAGATGGATCTCCTCGTCGGGCTGACGGCCTGCTCCCATGAGGGGACCAACGCCGGCGTCTGCAAGCCCATCCAATACCAGGTCCTCGACGAGCCCCGCGCATGA
- the gntA gene encoding guanitoxin biosynthesis heme-dependent pre-guanitoxin N-hydroxylase GntA, protein MHTCSSSLFRPRGNELQRVRPELASHAGSLDPLRCHAAIGELLGRKNYPCVPALRSYKLEEFLVGLYPGELGSGASSRALLEDLLYFREQQKQSGSAYMTFWAFFSGQSEFDETAFEERLWREISYVSSHQDPAAGWDVNFSDDPADPRFCPSFGGEAFFIVGMHPNSSRLARRFPFPTVVFNLYDQFEQLSREGRYESTVKTNRARELKFQGSLNPMVEQHGDKWEAIQFSGKDNPAEWKCPFQHGLKPPENPS, encoded by the coding sequence ATGCACACCTGTTCCTCTTCACTGTTCCGGCCTCGTGGTAACGAGCTGCAGCGCGTTCGGCCCGAGCTTGCCTCGCACGCGGGCTCCCTGGACCCGCTCCGGTGTCACGCGGCCATCGGCGAGCTGCTGGGGCGCAAGAACTACCCCTGCGTCCCGGCGCTGCGCTCGTACAAGCTGGAGGAGTTCCTCGTCGGCCTCTACCCCGGAGAGCTGGGCTCGGGGGCCTCGAGCCGGGCCCTGCTGGAGGACCTGCTGTACTTCCGCGAGCAGCAGAAGCAGTCCGGCTCCGCCTACATGACGTTCTGGGCCTTCTTCTCCGGCCAGAGCGAGTTCGACGAGACGGCCTTCGAGGAGCGGCTGTGGCGGGAGATCTCCTATGTCTCCTCGCACCAGGATCCGGCGGCCGGCTGGGACGTGAACTTCAGCGATGATCCGGCCGACCCCAGGTTCTGCCCGAGCTTCGGCGGCGAGGCCTTCTTCATCGTCGGCATGCACCCGAACAGCTCCCGGCTGGCGCGGCGCTTCCCCTTCCCCACGGTGGTCTTCAACCTCTATGACCAGTTCGAGCAGCTCTCCCGCGAGGGCCGCTACGAGTCCACCGTGAAGACCAACCGCGCGCGCGAGCTGAAGTTCCAGGGCTCGCTCAACCCCATGGTCGAGCAGCACGGGGACAAGTGGGAGGCCATCCAGTTCTCGGGCAAGGACAACCCTGCCGAGTGGAAGTGCCCCTTCCAGCACGGGCTCAAGCCGCCGGAGAACCCGTCGTGA
- a CDS encoding arsenate-mycothiol transferase ArsC: MNTVIFACVHNAGRSQMAAAFFNALADPAKARAVSAGTQPGERVHPEVQAAMAEVGIDLSGARPQRLTDELARGAQWLITMGCGDACPYVPGLKRGDWPLEDPKGKPVERVREIRDDVRSRVSALLKQEGWDR; the protein is encoded by the coding sequence ATGAACACGGTCATCTTCGCCTGCGTGCACAACGCCGGTCGCTCGCAGATGGCGGCGGCCTTCTTCAACGCGCTGGCGGACCCCGCCAAGGCACGTGCCGTGTCCGCGGGCACCCAGCCGGGGGAGCGTGTCCATCCCGAGGTGCAGGCCGCCATGGCCGAGGTGGGCATCGATCTGTCGGGGGCCAGGCCCCAGCGCCTCACGGACGAGCTGGCCCGGGGCGCTCAGTGGCTCATCACCATGGGCTGCGGGGACGCCTGCCCGTATGTGCCTGGGCTGAAGCGTGGCGACTGGCCGCTGGAGGACCCCAAGGGCAAGCCGGTGGAGCGTGTGCGCGAGATTCGCGATGACGTCCGCTCCCGCGTCTCGGCGCTGCTGAAGCAGGAGGGCTGGGACAGATAG
- the arsB gene encoding ACR3 family arsenite efflux transporter translates to MTATAPSPSIVKKLSVIDRFLPVWIFAAMGLGIGLGRAFPDLGARLDTVKLDTVSLPIAIGLLWMMYPVLAKVRYGELGRLRTRGRLFTTSLVLNWVVGPVLMFALAWLFLPDLPHYRNGLVLIGLARCIAMVLIWNMLACGSNEVAAVLVALNSVFQILFYSVLGWLFLTVIPGWLGADVTAFDVSMGSIARSVLIFLGVPLVAGALTRIGLTRLKGEQWYEQRFLPRLGPTALLGLLYTIVLMFAMQGEKITRLPLDVVRISLPLLVYFVVMFTSAFFLSRRLGFSYEETASLSFTAAGNNFELAIAVAVGVFGMASGEALAGVVGPLIEVPALIALVYLSLGLKRRLFPEAPDAVLPRRFEGQAPPSEPGKVSP, encoded by the coding sequence ATGACCGCCACCGCCCCTTCCCCCAGCATCGTCAAGAAGCTCTCCGTCATCGACCGGTTCCTGCCGGTGTGGATCTTCGCCGCCATGGGACTGGGAATCGGCCTCGGCCGCGCCTTCCCGGACCTGGGCGCCCGGCTGGACACGGTGAAGCTGGACACCGTCTCGCTGCCCATCGCCATCGGCCTCTTGTGGATGATGTACCCGGTGCTCGCGAAGGTGCGCTACGGAGAGCTGGGCCGGCTGCGCACGCGCGGCAGGCTCTTCACCACCTCGCTGGTGCTCAACTGGGTGGTGGGGCCGGTGCTGATGTTCGCGCTGGCCTGGCTCTTCCTCCCGGACCTGCCGCACTACCGCAATGGCCTGGTGCTCATCGGCCTGGCCCGCTGCATCGCCATGGTCCTCATCTGGAACATGCTGGCTTGCGGCAGCAACGAGGTAGCCGCCGTGCTGGTGGCGCTCAACTCCGTCTTCCAGATCCTCTTCTACTCGGTGCTGGGCTGGCTCTTCCTCACCGTCATCCCGGGCTGGCTCGGCGCGGATGTTACCGCCTTCGACGTGTCCATGGGGAGCATCGCCAGGAGCGTGCTCATCTTCCTGGGCGTGCCGCTGGTGGCTGGCGCGCTGACGCGCATCGGGCTCACCCGCCTCAAGGGCGAGCAGTGGTACGAGCAGCGCTTCCTGCCGCGCCTCGGCCCCACCGCGCTGCTCGGCCTGCTCTACACCATCGTCCTGATGTTCGCGATGCAGGGAGAGAAGATCACCCGCCTGCCGCTGGACGTGGTGCGCATCTCCCTGCCGCTGCTCGTCTACTTCGTCGTCATGTTCACCAGCGCCTTCTTCCTCTCGCGCCGGCTGGGCTTCAGCTACGAGGAGACGGCGTCGCTCTCCTTCACGGCGGCGGGCAACAACTTCGAGCTGGCCATCGCGGTGGCGGTCGGCGTGTTCGGCATGGCCTCGGGGGAGGCGCTGGCGGGCGTGGTCGGTCCGCTCATCGAGGTGCCCGCCCTCATCGCGCTCGTCTACCTCTCGCTGGGGCTCAAGCGTCGGCTCTTCCCTGAAGCCCCTGACGCCGTCCTGCCCCGCCGCTTCGAGGGCCAGGCGCCCCCGTCCGAGCCGGGCAAGGTCTCTCCGTAG
- a CDS encoding ArsR/SmtB family transcription factor, whose translation MSAAIKSLDVRFASRLFKALGDETRLRMVALLSHGELCVCHFESALQLTQSNTSRQLAVLKNAGVVEARRDASWVYYRLAPQLDELCKAQLKALVAAFTRREVLREDVERLLKSRGPNACK comes from the coding sequence ATGTCGGCCGCCATCAAGTCCCTGGATGTCCGCTTCGCCTCCCGGCTCTTCAAGGCGCTGGGGGACGAGACGCGCCTGCGCATGGTCGCGCTGCTCAGCCACGGGGAGCTGTGCGTCTGCCACTTCGAGTCCGCCCTCCAGCTGACGCAATCGAACACCTCCCGCCAGCTCGCCGTGCTGAAGAACGCCGGCGTCGTCGAGGCCCGCCGGGACGCAAGCTGGGTCTACTACCGGCTGGCCCCCCAGCTGGACGAGCTGTGCAAGGCGCAGCTCAAGGCCCTGGTCGCCGCCTTCACCAGGCGCGAGGTGCTCCGCGAGGACGTCGAGCGCCTCCTCAAGAGCCGTGGTCCCAACGCCTGCAAGTAG
- a CDS encoding serine/threonine-protein kinase produces MTPYTVLHLALAGAFCVLALLHFVTWMAVRTQRVQLWLASSFLGFAVLSLTTGLTSDEASSMISDTRPWLLLGVLPSVPLPYTLLRAAWSLLDVPLTLWRRVMLGVALVLGGVRVLDVSWSLFRLPATGMTAETLSQTTAGLSLPLFWLLATCVTGLWAVEAVRLLRRRGAMAVAVLGAALVALALLGRELAIDLGWLPGPSLFVLVGLPFLMLASASLAILTARSLRGADLGTGIHRYRRLLQLGRGGMGEVWLAVRTGRAGFHRLVVLKRMLEDEQEDLTVQVQRFIGEARTSARLHHPNIVSVHDLGQIDGAWFIVMEYLSGVSVFELFRRVAQGGRLPLEVIVEIGQQALRGLAYAHEHGVIHRDISADNLFVSFDGVVKVVDFGIAHRSGEAQERTAPRAAAPVDTRLTQAGLVIGKAAYMPPERLEGADATVSGDLFALGCVLHELLFGELPDVATHGNALPSLERRDAPAAYQLLRGVLETALHPQAEQRFADARAFLLGLEQVRHALPAVELATWLRENFADRWARERALLELSDPTPEEVEALRTGELPKSPAAAAETTRLVAPRAAPGPVAEQETQLKPRGQQR; encoded by the coding sequence GTGACCCCTTACACGGTGCTGCACCTCGCGCTCGCGGGAGCGTTCTGCGTTCTCGCGCTGCTGCACTTCGTGACGTGGATGGCGGTGAGGACCCAGCGGGTTCAGCTCTGGCTCGCCTCGAGCTTCCTCGGGTTCGCGGTGCTGAGCCTCACCACCGGCCTCACCAGCGACGAAGCCAGCTCGATGATCTCCGACACTCGCCCCTGGCTCCTGCTGGGCGTGCTCCCGTCGGTCCCGCTGCCCTACACGCTGCTGCGGGCGGCCTGGTCGCTGCTGGACGTGCCGCTCACGCTGTGGAGGCGCGTGATGCTGGGGGTGGCCCTCGTGCTGGGCGGGGTTCGCGTGCTGGATGTGTCCTGGTCCCTCTTCAGGCTGCCCGCGACGGGGATGACCGCGGAGACGCTCTCGCAGACCACCGCGGGCCTGAGCCTGCCGCTGTTCTGGCTCCTGGCCACCTGCGTGACGGGGCTCTGGGCCGTGGAGGCGGTACGGCTGCTGAGGCGCCGGGGCGCGATGGCCGTGGCGGTGCTCGGCGCGGCCCTGGTCGCGCTCGCGCTCCTGGGCCGTGAGCTCGCCATCGATCTGGGGTGGCTCCCGGGGCCCTCGCTCTTCGTGCTCGTGGGGCTGCCCTTCCTGATGCTCGCCTCCGCCTCGCTGGCCATCCTCACCGCGCGCTCCCTGCGAGGCGCGGACCTGGGCACCGGCATCCATCGCTACCGCCGGCTGCTCCAGCTCGGCCGGGGCGGCATGGGAGAAGTGTGGCTGGCGGTGCGGACCGGGCGCGCGGGGTTTCATCGGCTGGTGGTCCTCAAGCGGATGCTCGAGGACGAGCAGGAGGACCTGACCGTCCAGGTCCAGCGCTTCATCGGTGAGGCGCGGACCTCCGCGCGCCTGCATCACCCGAACATCGTCTCGGTCCACGATCTCGGGCAGATCGACGGCGCGTGGTTCATCGTCATGGAGTACCTGAGCGGTGTGAGCGTGTTCGAGCTCTTCCGGCGCGTCGCCCAGGGAGGCAGGCTGCCGCTCGAGGTGATCGTCGAGATCGGCCAGCAGGCCCTGCGCGGGCTGGCCTACGCGCACGAGCATGGCGTCATCCACCGCGACATCAGCGCGGACAACCTGTTCGTGTCCTTCGATGGCGTGGTGAAGGTGGTCGACTTCGGGATCGCCCACCGCTCCGGGGAAGCCCAGGAGCGCACCGCCCCGAGAGCCGCCGCGCCCGTCGACACGCGGCTCACGCAGGCAGGGCTCGTCATCGGAAAGGCCGCGTACATGCCTCCCGAGCGGCTCGAAGGGGCGGATGCGACCGTGTCCGGCGATCTCTTCGCGCTGGGCTGCGTGCTCCATGAGCTGCTGTTCGGCGAGCTTCCCGACGTGGCGACTCATGGCAACGCGCTGCCGAGCCTGGAACGTCGCGACGCGCCCGCCGCGTATCAGCTGCTCCGAGGAGTTCTCGAGACCGCGCTCCACCCACAGGCGGAGCAGCGCTTCGCCGACGCGAGGGCCTTCCTGCTTGGGCTCGAGCAGGTCCGGCATGCGCTACCGGCGGTCGAGCTCGCGACCTGGTTGCGCGAGAACTTCGCGGACCGGTGGGCGCGCGAGCGGGCGCTGCTGGAGCTCAGCGATCCGACGCCCGAGGAGGTGGAAGCGCTGCGCACGGGCGAGCTGCCCAAGTCCCCCGCCGCGGCGGCGGAGACCACGCGGCTCGTCGCGCCGCGAGCCGCACCCGGGCCCGTGGCGGAGCAGGAGACGCAGCTCAAGCCGCGAGGCCAGCAGCGCTGA
- a CDS encoding aromatic alcohol reductase yields the protein MPNPPIVLAGATGDLGGRIARELTQRGASVRALVRPGTPAERTEALRKHGVSISEVNLADATSVARACEGAPCVVSALSGLREVIIDAQGVLLEGAVKAGVPRFIPSDFSIDFTRLPAGSNRNLDLRREFHTRLERAPIAATSIFNGMFTDLLVGPAPMILFRFHRVLFWGSAEQRLPFTTIQDTAAFTALAAMDSQTPRVLRVAGDVLDARGLAAVATEVTGERFQPLRAGGLGRLGAMIRVMRILGPGRHGVFPPWQGMQYMHNMFSGLAPIEPLDNERYPGLRWTSVRDVLAENEPRRRRAGGKARA from the coding sequence ATGCCCAACCCTCCTATCGTCCTTGCTGGTGCCACGGGTGATCTCGGCGGACGCATCGCGCGCGAATTGACCCAACGCGGTGCCTCCGTTCGGGCGCTCGTGCGTCCAGGAACCCCCGCCGAGCGGACCGAGGCGCTGCGAAAGCACGGCGTCTCGATCTCCGAGGTGAACCTCGCCGATGCGACCAGTGTCGCTCGCGCCTGCGAAGGCGCCCCGTGTGTCGTCTCCGCGCTCTCCGGACTGCGCGAGGTGATCATCGATGCCCAGGGCGTGCTGCTCGAGGGCGCCGTCAAGGCCGGGGTGCCGCGCTTCATTCCCTCCGACTTCTCGATCGACTTCACCCGGCTGCCTGCTGGCTCGAACCGCAACCTCGACCTGCGCCGGGAGTTTCATACGCGGCTGGAGCGCGCGCCCATCGCGGCCACGTCCATCTTCAACGGGATGTTCACGGATCTGCTCGTCGGTCCCGCGCCGATGATCCTCTTCCGGTTCCACCGGGTGCTGTTCTGGGGGAGCGCGGAGCAGCGGCTGCCCTTCACGACCATCCAGGACACCGCGGCGTTCACGGCGCTGGCCGCGATGGACTCCCAGACGCCCCGTGTGCTGCGCGTCGCGGGCGATGTGCTCGATGCGCGGGGGCTGGCCGCGGTGGCGACCGAGGTGACCGGCGAGCGCTTCCAGCCGCTGCGAGCCGGAGGGCTCGGGCGCCTGGGTGCGATGATCCGTGTGATGCGCATCCTCGGCCCTGGGCGCCACGGCGTGTTTCCGCCGTGGCAGGGGATGCAGTACATGCACAACATGTTCAGCGGCCTTGCTCCCATCGAGCCGCTGGACAACGAGCGCTATCCCGGTCTGCGCTGGACCTCCGTCCGCGACGTGCTCGCCGAGAACGAGCCGAGGCGGCGCAGGGCAGGGGGGAAGGCTCGAGCGTAG